A stretch of Myroides oncorhynchi DNA encodes these proteins:
- a CDS encoding TlpA disulfide reductase family protein, with protein sequence MPEYKEDFKKNYSEDAKKSLLGKKVEERLEFITEIETAQEEGPQIGDVLPEFKGMTVDGEELNLTTYLKDKKVVLVDVWASWCGPCRAENPNLVKTYEAFHKRGFDIIGYSLDKDDASWRKAIEADKLTWTQVSNLKFWQDPIVEDYGICGVPASFLIDNKGVVLAKDLRGEELN encoded by the coding sequence ATAAAGAAGATTTTAAAAAGAATTATTCCGAAGACGCCAAAAAATCATTATTAGGCAAGAAAGTTGAAGAACGCCTAGAATTTATCACTGAAATAGAAACAGCACAAGAAGAAGGACCACAAATAGGAGATGTTTTACCTGAGTTTAAAGGAATGACAGTAGACGGTGAGGAATTAAACCTTACAACATATTTAAAAGATAAGAAAGTTGTTCTTGTAGATGTATGGGCATCATGGTGTGGACCATGTCGTGCAGAAAACCCTAATTTAGTTAAGACCTATGAGGCATTCCATAAGAGGGGATTTGATATTATTGGCTATTCTTTAGATAAAGATGATGCATCTTGGAGAAAAGCAATTGAAGCAGACAAGTTAACTTGGACTCAAGTATCTAATCTTAAATTCTGGCAGGATCCTATTGTCGAAGATTATGGTATTTGTGGTGTTCCTGCAAGTTTTTTGATAGATAATAAAGGTGTTGTTTTGGCAAAAGATTTACGAGGTGAAGAGTTAAATTAA